Part of the Aquabacterium sp. NJ1 genome, TGCATTGGCAGGGCGTCGTGCATGCACCTTCGATTGGCAACCTCCAGCCGATTGCACCCCTGCTGGGTGCGCGGCAGCTGTCGGGCGCCATGGACGGTGAGTTCAAGGGCCAAGGTGTCTGGCCCTCCTTGAAGACGGATGGGCAGATCAGGGTGAACCGCTTGCAATGGGTGAGCACCGCTGGCGTGCCCATGGGCCTGGCATCTGCGCAAGCCAGCTGGTCGGTCGAAGGCTTGTCGGACGATGCGCCTTTGCGGCTGCAACTGGACGTGTCGCAATGGCAGACCGCCCATGTCTTGCTGGACCAGGCTCAGTGTCAGATCACGGGGACGCTGCGCCAGCACCAGTCCACGCTGTCGGCAGACCTGACGCACAAACCCAGTCAGGGCGGCAAGGTCATGGCCTTCCACGTGGCCGGTGCGGTGCAGGGCGGCTGGCAAGCTCGCACGGGCACCTGGCAAGGGCAGCTCAATGGCTTTTCGCTGAACCTGGAGGGGGCCCGGCCGCGTGTCTTGCTGGCGGTGCAGCCGGTTGGCCTCAGCTGGCGGTCGGCCGCGCAGGGCCGCTCCTTGCAGGTGGGCGCGACGGCCTTGAACATCCTGGGCGCGGGGCTGCATTTGCGCCGCCTGGACTGGCAGGCTTCTGCTGGTGGGACCGATGCCGCCGGCGCTTCGGGTGAACTCAATCTGGCGCTGGATCTGGACCCGCTGAACCTGCCTGCCCTGCTGGCCTCGTGGCAACCTCAAGCTGGCTGGGGCGGCGACCTCATCCTGAACGGTGGCATCACCCTCAAGCACAGCCAGCACCAACCCTGGGTGGTGGACGCCTCGGTGGCCCGGCAATCGGGGGACCTGTCCTTGAGCGAGCCGACCATCCAGGGCAGCAGCCCGCAACGCCTGGGCATCCGCGAGGCCCGTGTGGCCCTGCAGGCGCGAGACGGCGTATGGGCCTTGACCCAGCAGTTCGATGGGCGGGTGCTGGGCGTGCTCAAAGGGCGGCAGGTCGTGCAGGTGCGCAACCCTGCAGATCTGCCCTCGGGCAGTGACCCACTCTCCGGGGAGCTTGATCTGCAGATCGCCAACCTGCGACCTTGGGGGACATGGGTGCCCGCAGGGTGGCGCCTGACGGGCCAGATGCAGGCCAAGGCCGAGGTGGGCGGCACGCTCGGTGCGCCGCAGTACCGGGGGCAAGTCAAAGGCCAGAACCTGGGCCTGGGGCAGGCGCTCATGGGCATCAACTTCACCGATGGCCAATTGCAGATGGACCTGCAGGGCGAGCAGGTGAAGTTGACGCAACTGGTGGCGCAGGCGGGCTCGCAAGGGGGGCGCGTGAGTGTGGAGGGTGAGGCCGTGCTGGGCGCCGCGCCGCAAGCCCGGCTGTCGCTCAAGGCCGATCGCTTTGCCTTGTTGCAGCGGGTGGACCGCCGCGTGGTGGTCAGCGGCGACATGCAGGCCACGCTGGGCGTCGAGAACATCGATGTGGACGGGCGCTTGCAGGTTGACGAGGGCCTGATCGACATCACGCGCTCGGATGCGCCTACCGTGGGCGACGACGTAAACGTGGTCAACCGACCGGGGCAGGACCCGGAGGAGTTGACCGAACCCAGCAGCGTTTCGGCGAGCAGGCGCAAGCTCAACGCCAATGTGAACGTGGACCTGGGCCACAAGCTGCGTTTGAAGGGCAAGGGGCTGGATGCCTTCCTGGCGGGCAAGTTGCGCGTGACGACGCCTGGCAATCGGCCTGCGGTCAACGGCACTGTCCACGTCGAGAACGGCACCTTTGCAGCCTATGGGCAGAAGCTGGTGATCGACAAGGGTGACATCGCCTTCACCGGCCCGGTCGAGAACCCGCGGCTGGACATCCTGGCCATGCGGCCTCAGTCCCCCACGGCTTCAGCCAGCGACGTGAAGGTGGGCGTCAACATCACCGGCACGGCGCAGGACCCGCGTGTGCGGCTGTACTCCGAGCCTGCCATGTCGGAAACGGAAAAGCTGTCCTGGCTGGTGCTGGGGCGTGCGCCCACGGGCCTGGGGGGTGCCGACATCGGCCTGCTGCAAAGCGCGGCCGTGGCCTTGTTGTCGGGCGAGGGCAGTTCACCTTCTGACAACCTGGTGGCCATGCTGGGCCTCGATGAGCTGACGGTGCGCCAGTCGGAAAGCGCTGGCGCCGTGCGTGACACCGTGGTCAACCTGGGCAAGCAGGTGTCCAAGTACTGGTACGTGGGTTACGAGCGCAACCTGAACGCCACCAGCGGCAACTGGCAGTTGATCTATCGCCTGGCGCAGCGCGTCACGGTTCGTGCGCAGGCGGGTGATGACAACGCGGTGGACTTCATCTGGTCCTGGCGCTGGGATTGACGCTTGTGACGCCATGAAGCGCGATGAGGTGAGCCAGGCTCAGTGCCCGTCTGCATGCAGCTTCTTGTGGATCTGGCGTGTGCCCCACCAGATCGCCGCCAGCACCAACGGGATCAAGGCACCGGCCAGCATCTCCGGATTGATGGGCAGGCCGGCCGCCTTGGCCGCCTTGCCGCCATACAG contains:
- a CDS encoding translocation/assembly module TamB domain-containing protein → MNALGKLSRIVLALLASLALLVGAVWALAHNEAFTARLLPMLPGIKVVAPEGALLGDFKAARVDIDLPRSGQLTLTDVAWQDLRLRWDSHAAWHIGLDMALLKASRLSLNWVPNPVSTPLSAPTDLSLPVAVSARRLLVASAESKLWLEPLQDVDAVVFAQHKAGDARVVHQIKLTQVSWLGWRLHGEARLGVDKKLPLDARLLADQAAPKASEAGGGHVELQARGPLTALLLKGQLAWQASPSAATQKLQFDADVTPFTAWPLPRLQATVAGLNLADLFASLPQTRLQGQVTLAPQAAHDLQAQLDVRNEAAGAWDEGRLPVRQVRGHVALPGVRAAKDLAQAGQQGELDLLAVLPSLAGHADGRVSLLGGWGGKRVLKASWASVEPQALHRQAPPLQLQGSLQLKPDWAGEGSAGKGGTGNWARLQSAVMAEVKGSYGPSFAVAAPGARRASVQADVPVSLGLNGHYGPGQFDVASLSLRAQGAQADLNDAVLKWGASAPMPAWSIKGRLKVEAFDPKVWLPWPAGMDGRNQLTGQADVALDANWRGHLNLDMAPSWLAGVPLSGQAQWRSPLDRSSMALVLDVSAGGNTVNASAELPWRPDAHGRPKLSDSLHWQGVVHAPSIGNLQPIAPLLGARQLSGAMDGEFKGQGVWPSLKTDGQIRVNRLQWVSTAGVPMGLASAQASWSVEGLSDDAPLRLQLDVSQWQTAHVLLDQAQCQITGTLRQHQSTLSADLTHKPSQGGKVMAFHVAGAVQGGWQARTGTWQGQLNGFSLNLEGARPRVLLAVQPVGLSWRSAAQGRSLQVGATALNILGAGLHLRRLDWQASAGGTDAAGASGELNLALDLDPLNLPALLASWQPQAGWGGDLILNGGITLKHSQHQPWVVDASVARQSGDLSLSEPTIQGSSPQRLGIREARVALQARDGVWALTQQFDGRVLGVLKGRQVVQVRNPADLPSGSDPLSGELDLQIANLRPWGTWVPAGWRLTGQMQAKAEVGGTLGAPQYRGQVKGQNLGLGQALMGINFTDGQLQMDLQGEQVKLTQLVAQAGSQGGRVSVEGEAVLGAAPQARLSLKADRFALLQRVDRRVVVSGDMQATLGVENIDVDGRLQVDEGLIDITRSDAPTVGDDVNVVNRPGQDPEELTEPSSVSASRRKLNANVNVDLGHKLRLKGKGLDAFLAGKLRVTTPGNRPAVNGTVHVENGTFAAYGQKLVIDKGDIAFTGPVENPRLDILAMRPQSPTASASDVKVGVNITGTAQDPRVRLYSEPAMSETEKLSWLVLGRAPTGLGGADIGLLQSAAVALLSGEGSSPSDNLVAMLGLDELTVRQSESAGAVRDTVVNLGKQVSKYWYVGYERNLNATSGNWQLIYRLAQRVTVRAQAGDDNAVDFIWSWRWD